TTCCGTTTTCCTCCGTGCAGGAAATGAGGAAAACGCACTGCTTGCTATATCCCAGGTAGGTAGGTATTCATTATTACCATTATTCATCTGCTGCCTGTTTGGATGCAGAGCTCAGAGCTGATGGCAGAAATGACTTCTCTCTCATTGGCCTTACCTATATTTTTagtagccctgcagagccaggacaAGCCAAAGGGCTTCTATGAGTCTTGCAGGGCCAGCCCGGGGACAGAGTTTATTCTGGCTCAAACATCCTCAACAGAACGATTAACTCTGTTCCAATGACAGGCCCAAATTGCATTCCCGGTCATCGGGGGCAGGGTCTGCTCTGCAGAATCCTTGTCGCTGTGGACGATGCGAACAGGGTAAAAACCAAACCAGCACGTCTCAGTTTCCCAAGTGAAATAAAGAAGATTTCGCAGCTGCAAACTGAACCTGAGTCAACCAAATCCAGAGACACGACATCAATGCTTTCCAGCGTGAACCCATTCTTTGCTCGGCTGAGAGCTTTATTAACAACACCAGGGCTCCCCACATACACTTTAAACGCACGACACTGAGCTTTTTAAAGCCGTTGGAGAGATTTTGGGCACCCAGTCTCCATTAAAAATTAGGCTTCGCAAATCTCACCCAACTTTGCAGACACAATGATCATGAACACGTGCGTTAGCGCCCATCGGGAGCCTGGTCTGGTAGCCGGGGATATATCACATGACCGACCGAAAAACCAATAACCCGCGGCCAAGtgcagggggagggcggagtctGGGGCTGACCCTGGTGGACTCCTGGCATTGGTGGTGCAACCCCAGCCTGTGAATGTTTCCACTTCCAGCGCTAGGCGGCTTTGCAAGGCTCTGGATGTGGTCACAATGTGAGCGTCAGGGTCACCCCCGGGGAGTGAGCtaacccaaccctccccccgcagcgccgTCCCTCAGGGTCACCCCTGACTGCCCAATTTGGTCGCCATATGCGGGTCGTGTTTGGATCCCCCGAGGCATCCCGGACTCTGGTTCACTCTCTGGTTCTCTTCCCACTGCTGGGGGGTCTTGGCTTGGATGGAGAGGGCATGGACGGGCCCGGCCAGCTCAGCCTGGAGGATCTCATTCACCAGCCGGTGGcgctggagcaggggcaggccgGCGAAGCGCTGGCTGGCGATCACCACCTTGAAGTGGGTCTCGGAGCCCCGGGGCACGGCGTGCATGGAGCTCTCGTTGTGCACTTCCAGGTGCACCGGCTGCAGGGCCTGCCGGAGCTTGGCGCGAATGGACGACTCCACCGGCTTCTCCTCCATGGCGGGACCGGCTGTCGAGTACCCAAAGCTGGGGGCTGGCCGAGGGAGGGCTTGGCGAAGGAGGCGGGAGGGGAGCATCCGGAGGGGGGACAGCGCCCCAAGGCTGCAACACAGAGAGTGGGGAGGGACAGACTGAGACAACATCCCCTACTACAGCATCGGCTGCCTGCAGATTTGGAGGGTAAGGGGCAGCTGTGCATGGGGAGGGCAGAGCCTGCTATCAGGAGGGGGAGCACAGGGGCAagagaatgcgggggggggaagggcatgAAGGGTGAGCATGACGACATGACGACAGCCTGCGAtttggatgcgggggggggggggatatttcatgcagggcagggggagaaccTGGGAGAGGAGGCTGGCTGTGGGACGGGGGAGATCCCAGGTTtgcctggagggagagggagcctgGGTTTGCAACTGGGGGTGATCTACATGCTGGAGGGGAGATCCTGGGTttgcgtggctgggggggggatccCGGGTTTgcgcggctgggggggggggatggatccCGGGTTTGcgcggctggaggggggggggatcctgGGTTTGCGCGGCTGGGGGGGGATCCCGGGTTTgcgcagctgggggggggggaggatcccGGGTTTGcgcggctggaggggggggggatcccGGGTTTgcgcagctggggggggggggaggatcccGGGTTTgcgcagctggggggggggggggatcctgggTTTACAATGGGGCGGGGCTACCCCAGCTCCCAGGCTTGGCTCATCCCCAGCGGACCCCGCCGGCCCCTACCTGTGCTTGCGACCCCCCAACCGCTCCTGTCCTCACGGCTCCAGCCACCTTCCTGCGGCCACAGCCTCCACGCACGTCCCGGCAGCGCTTTGcatcctgggaaatgtagttccttcccctccagaacctgggctggagagcgagagagaactacagctcccaggaggCCTTTCACCAGCCCGCCTAGATGCCCCCCCACCTATTCCCCAGGTGCACTCTGGGGATTGTAGTTCTGTCAGCAACCTTCTGCTCCATTGACCCCACTGGGGCAGCATAGGAACAATCCATCCCAGGCTGGCCTGGctcgccccctgcaccctggGTGTCTCTGGGGAAAGGATGGAGCCATGCCTGGTTGTTGACCCCATAAGAACGGccctcctgggtcagaccaaagggccatctagcccagtatcctgttttacgccatccaatgccaggtgccccagagggaacgaacagaacaggtgatcatcaagtgatcccccTTGGTAACAGCCTCCCCCAGGGCACCGTGTCAGGATGAATTGGACCCTCTGTCTAGAGTTGGGTTTAATTTTTCCTATAAaactttttttgtgggggagggggcaaaaataCTGATTAGTCAACACCGGAACATTTCATGCATTAATGCCAGCTTTGCCGAATTGTTTATGATGGGGGGAAATCTTCAACAAAATccagaaaaaatcaaaatgtttaattttggtgTTTTCTGAACAAAGCATTGTGAgggcttggggtttttttctggTTGTTTTTCTTTAACTTGTTGTATCGAAATGTcctttaattgtatttttaaaccaACCAGAAACATTCAAACATgctcaaaattgaaatttttccttTTGGgtcaaaggaaacattttgttcgaccccaaatgattttttaaaaactttctgattcactgaaaaatttcaaaaaaattccgtttggtttgatttttttttttttttttttttttgcccatgaTTTTTCGGAAATTGCCAGTGACCTGAAAAATGCATGATGCGCCCAGCTCTCCCTCGGATGCTGAGGGCAGAATGTAGCAGACTACACATACTTTGCATGGCCTGGGCATAAAAAATAACCACGAGGGGTGATAGCCAAAGAGGGCCTAAGAGGTGCCCTGGTCCTGCTATCCTGTCTGAGCTGTAGTCTAACATCTCCCCACTAGGAGGAGCCATAGCCCACACGTTTTACTTAAAGTCACAACTCGCCCAAGCTTTAGAGGTGCTCTCCAGGACACGGGCCCATCTAAGAGTGATGGTGGGTTTAGCTAAATGGATCAGAACCTGGCGCCACGTTGCTGCTTTGCAGCCCTGCTCCCGGGCTAAACCGGGTGATGCATCTGTCTGAAATTAAAAGCTATTTTAGTTTTTGCTGCTAAAGGATCTGCCCGTTTCTGCAAAGTTCAGACTAGCTCCACTGAAGGCATCAGAGCCAATGGCCCTGATTCCCATTTACCATCCAGTCCATaccctcagaggtatttaggcgcctagctcccattgaaatcaatgggcctcTGGCCTCTTTAAACCTCTCGGAGAACGCAAAGGGAAAGGGCCTATGTGTAACTGAAGATGATGCTGTGTCTGACGTGTTGAGGATCTAGCCTAGGCAATCCAGATCCAGCAACCCACAAAGTCCAGGGAACTTCCAGTTCGGCTCCCAGTTCTGCAGCTCGACCTCGGTAAGAGGGTGAACCAGACAGCTCAGTTTCCCTGAAATCTGGATCCGAGCTCTGCATCACAGGCCCATTTCAGGGCAAGGGCGGCGCCGGGTGCCAGATTCGGGGAGGGTGCTCGTTTGCAAGGAGCATCCCCCTGCCCAATACAGAGTTCCCTGCGCACGCTGATTGTCTTCGCTTGCCTACAAACCCCCAGCCACCACCAGCCCTTGACGCTCTCAGGCTGGGTGGCAATTGACGAGGGCCATCTGCCTCCTGGATCGGGTCCTCCTGATGGTTCTTGGCCAGGCGCCTTTGGACTCAGTCCTAGGGGAACTGACTGATGGGACGCAAAGACCAGGAATGCAACACCTCCCGCCTCTCAGCCAAAGACTCTAATCTATGAGCTAGCTCAGGTCCAGGGCAGCTGGCGTCCTCTGGCATATCTCACAGGGCCTTGTGGGCAGGTCAGTCCCCTGacccaggggcaggaggggaaagtaACATGAGTCTGATATCAGGTGTGTGCCAGAGGACCAGTCCCATCggcgctccctctccctccccttgttCTTCATTACTTGTGATGAATTAATCAGCTCGCCCTCTGCCACCCACAGGTGAGTGCATGTTACAGGTCCCCCTCTGGGCCTAACCTGCAGCTGAGGTGCGCCTGTTACAGCCCCTGCTAGTGCCCTCTGGCTGTTTGTGCTTTTAGCTTTGGCGATTCCCCGGTTcactcccagctgtgccactgcagagaCAAGACAAGGTGCGGACCGGTAGCGAATCGCAGAGCAGCGTCTGTTGCTGGCTTGCAGGCAGCCTTGCGATGACTGGTCTCTttcactccctgcagctccctgccattCCCCTACTTCACACCCCCCACACGTGGCTGGGCCATGTGGAAATCAGCTGTGTGCTGGCTGCAACTGTGGTCCAGGAATAAAAGGGCCTTGTTGGGCAAGGAAGAAATAGGCGTCTGTCACTGGGCCACGGGGCACTGACAGACTAGTGGAAAATCGGGCGTGTTCCTGGAGTCGTCTGAGTTAGGGTTGGATgttcctgtcacggagtgtgggggagtcagggcccagcACCCACTTTTTCCTGTGATTCACattgactctcagccagccagtaaaacagaaggtttattagacgacaggaacaccgtccaaaacagagcttgtaggtacaaacaggacccctcagtcaggtccctctggggggcagggagcttagaccccagccttggggctccctccgtttccccatccaGCTCCAAACtaaaactctccagccccttctctggcctttgtctctttcccaggccaggaggccacctgatctctttgttctccaacatcttcagttggcacctttgcaggggaggggcccaggccatcagttgccaggagacagggtgttggccattctctgtgcagacagcatcacactggccctctcgggctctgccacagtcacacacccttatcccaccacctagatacttaagaaatgcattggggaaactgaggcacccatacggtattcagagaaaacattaagaacattcccacttcgtcacagttcCATGTGATCCAATCTAGCTCATCCCTATCAGGTACCAGCCAGGAGCCTTCCCCATACTCTATTCCACTAATGCATTTTTCAGTCTGATTTTAATTCCTTCCCACTCTCTGACCCcctgtgtggggcccacctctctCTTTAATAGCGTTTTTCATCTGGAGATCTCAAAGGGATTTTCCAAGGAGGGCCGTGtcgttatccctgttttacacatagggaaactgaggcgcagggCGGTGACGTGACGAAGGTCGCCCAGCAggccagtgtcagagccaggaagagcCCGCAGGTCTCCTGGATTGCCGGCCAGTGCGCTATCCCCTAGGCCAGGTCTGAGCAGGTGGCAGGGTGGATTCTTCAGTCCTTCCCGCACAGAGTGAACTCCGGTGGGCAGTCAGGAGCAGCCTCGTTCAGCAAGGTGTTAATGATCCCCAGGAGGGCTGACCAATGGAGTTGCGCCcggggggggtcggggggagggagaatgggcTGATCAGTGGGCTTTGGCCTCCCCACGCCTGCAGGAGGGTCCAGGGCGCATTCACGGCTCTCCTCGGAAGCCCCTGTGTGAAGGAATGTGTCCACCTGACAGCCAGACCTCAGCCTTGCAGTCAGCGGATGACGGACATTTTCTGGTCAAGGGAGTCAAGACAAGAAGGTGACAGAAGACGAGaaaaggaagagggaagggaggaTGTGTGCGCGTGGGATTGCCAGTGGCTGTGCGTGAGTGTCTCTTGGCAGATCCTGGCACAAAGGGGTGTGCGCCCACCTCTGCCCTCTGTCCTGGATGAGTTTGTGCACAAGTATACACAGGCGTGTGCGAGTGTCCCTGGGCGTGCACACAGCATGGCCATCCTCGAGCACGCCAGTGTGCGAATGTGCCCTTTGCACATGCCTGTGCATTTGCACGTGCCTGTGCACTGAGCAGGCTGGTGAGGGTGCACACGTTGGCCCTCTGCCTGCAGGGGCGTGGTTTTATGGCTGTGCAGGTTACAGCATTGGTGTTTACGGAGGTATCTGCACTAGCATGCTTGGGAGGGGTAGGGGGGTGCACCGAGTGTGTAAGTCAGGAACCGGttcgcccccccagccccattgcCTTTGCGGCAGGCCGACCAGCTCGGcgatgggggcggggagcaggaccTTCGGAAGCCCCTCGACCTctgctgggagtggggccttTTCATCCAGGCCCCTAAATGGAAAGGCCTTTTCCACACTTGCATTGTAACCGCCCGGGCTCCCTACTGCCCCTGCCATTCAATGCCCCGGAGGGGTCCAGGCAGCCTCAAACAGGCCCATTCTTCCCCTGGATTAAGGGCCAGTATTAGCAGGCAGTGGCGTGTGAGCCCGTCCCGCCCCGCTCTTGTTTGGGCTGCGTGGCCACCGGCTGGGAGCACAAagccccagcagggcaggggccgGGTCTTTTACTAAGTGACTTTGGGATTAAGGGGTGAGTTAAAAGGCCCTTTAGGGAGAAAGCTGCCCAGGCCGCCCTGTGGGCAAACAAAGGGTCCCGGGGAGTGTctggcggggcagggggctccccGCGCCGGATTGGGCATGGACCAGGCCAGTcggctctcctctctcccttctggGACGGATGGAACCGCTGGGCCTCACCTCCCCCGCCCTCGACCCTAGGCGCCATATTGGACCCCTGAGCCCTCCCCAACCTGTTGCATCAGATGGGACCagccatccccccgcccccatgcacaCAACCCACTGCACTGGATTGGACCAATGCACCCCCCCCCAATCTATTGCATTGGATAAGACGAACAAGCCCGTGCAACCCACTGCACTAGATCAGACCaatgagcccctcccccagcacactgCACTGGATTGGACCagtgagccccctcccccaacccactgCACTGGATCATAGCAATGAGTCCCTCCCCCACTGTATTGGAGTGGACCAATGAACAGCCCTCAACCCTCTGCAAGTGATCCAACCAATGAAcccgtcccctgcccccccaacctaTTGCACCGGATCAGACCAATGAACCCTTCCCCCAACTCACTGCACTGCACATCCCTTGGATCAGCATCCCCGTTCTAGGGTGCGTCTCTGCAGGGAACCCTGGAGCTGTGCGACGTTCATTCCTCCTCACTTTTCTCCTCTCTCAAGCCTCCGTTTTCCTCCCGATTTAACTTCCTGCCCAAGGAAGGAGGAGAGACGCCAAGCCTGAGCTGTCTCTTGATtttgtgtttgtccagcacctagcaccataGGGTCCTGGCCCACGTCTCGCGGGAGGGAGAGGGTGCTGTCCCCTTACTCTTCAGAGACTGTGGGGCTGATGCTCATTCACACCAGGGCCCCTTCGCACCGCTTCGGCCTTGACCCTGCCTTAAAGCGCGTGTCACAGGTGTGCAACCACTGGGTGCTGCGGTGGGGGCAGGACGCGTACGTGGGACACGGGGGATCTGGCTCCAGACGCCCTCTGTGGCCTTGGCTAAGTCACGTAGCCTCTCTGTGGCTCACCTCCCTGCCCTCTAAAATGGAGTCATGGTGCTTATGGCCACGAGATCGTGTGTTCTGATCTCCGGCATCCCCACACTAAACCCAACCGCTGAAATTAGACCACAGCCCGCAGGAGACGAGCCCGCTACGTGCCACGGGCCAAGAacaggagggaccgaggtgcaccagGGACTGAGGCCCCCGCAGTGGCCGGGAAATGATTATGTGAGATACACCCGGATAAACTTGCACCCTACTCTGTAAAGGGAGCAAacaccccccacccatccccaaggtccctgccaatctgacctgggggaaattccttcctgatcccagctAGTGAGACCCTGAGCATCAGACATGTCAAAAACGCAGCAATTGGGCTTgcttttggcttaattggcttgtgagttgcttgttggctagtttttggcttgtttggcttgtagcttgttgtagcttgttgcttcttgttttttgatcagctcccggcaagcaggggcaaggggggtgagagtcaggggtgcacagcgggcccaccacaatCCCCCACGCCGGGGGGAATCTAGTcacacagagtgttggggtttttagggattggcttgttttggccttgctttgaaatgggattagcttgatttttggcttattgtgaaagtcggggggtttatttaccacgtgaaaatTGGCAACTGTGCTGGGCATGTGAGTAAGAGCCAGTCAGCCaagcaccagagagagagagagaggggcaggggctACACAGTCTCACCTCAGAGCCCTGTCCGATCTCCCACACCTCCCGGAGGTGTCAGGGGAAGAATAGGGGCTGGAGGAGGTAGATGCCTGCTTTAACGCCCCTTGCCCCCTGCCGGAGCGGGGCTCTGCTATAAATGAGAATCCGGCCCGGAAAATGTCCTGTTAGCTCATCTGTGCCGTAAACACATCACTGCCCTGAGCGTGTTATTAATGCGGGGACCCTCCCGAGCCCCTAGCTGGGGCTGTAACCGACTCGGATCATGTGTGCGCCGGGACCTGTCACGCGCAGTCACCCATGGGGTACAACGGCTGAAAGCATCGCGGCTGGGCAAGGGGTTGCCGACGTACAGCCATGACCGTGACGGCGGTAACTGTACTCGGACTGGTGGGGGGAAACTCATCTCATTTCCTTCCCGGAGCAGTAAATTTGTCTCCCTGGGCAGCCGGAAACCTCCAGCGAGGGGGAACGCGGCTTGGGAGTTGGGTGTCTGCGTTCGCCGATGCGTGTCCTGAAACAGGATCCGCCGCGGGAGGGAAAACAGGGAAGCAGCAAAtatttctctcctcctccgccgGCCTGTCGCTCCCCCTTTCTGCTTGTACTGTGGCCTTGCACAGCTGACTTGTATCCCGGGGGAGACGTGACAGCCGTGCCTTCAAAGAGCCCTAAATGAAATCTAAACAAACGCACCCAGAGTACAGGAAGCTACTTTACTGCGGTGGGGTATGTGGGGTCTCAGCAGTGtacatgtgcctgggggggagTTTCTGTATATGAGCATTTGCTCCTGGGTAGGTGTTTATGCATGTATGAGCATGTGCATATATTTGTGCAGTGCATGTGTGTGGGCATACATGTCTGTTTGCACAACCATGCCGGTATTGAGGTGCGTGGTAAACGTGCGTACACATATGTGCAGCGATCTGCGTACATGTGTGTTGGCTGGTTTGAGCTGAGAGCTACTCAGATAGTTTAGTCCCCCTCCATCCTAGTTCCAGCCACGAAACCTTTAACCATTAAGGGCCGGATTTTCACAAGCGCTCAGCACACCGGTGAAAATTCAGGACATGTTGCCTGTCAATGTCTGAGCCCATTGGAAAAATCTTTATTTAGGAATTCAAAGAGTGCTGGACATCTTTGAGAATGCAGCCCCTGAGCGTGGGCATTGAGCCCGTCTGAAAATCCGGCCCCAGCTCCTCATTCGCTGATTAAATCTCCTTTGGGTCTGTGAtggtccctctccccaccccctgtctcttccccacatcCACCAGGGCAGGCTTTGTGCGTGTGGGGGAGATGGGCTTCCAATGACCCCGTGGCCTGACCTCACAGACCCCAGCTCTGGAAAGTGCATTAACTTGTCACCGGTTGTAGCGTCAGGTGTTCGCAGGGCAGGGGACGGTGACGGGGTCTGTTCCTTGTGAGATCCAGCCTTCGTTACGTTGCCTGGGACCCGCACCCTTGTATAGGAGCGGGTGCTTCTTCTCCCAGCGGCTTGGGATGGAATGCAATACCGGGGCTTTAACCTGTAATGACCTATGCTTTTCTCCttggggggtgagtggggagaAAGCGGGCAAGCAATTATTGTAGGATTCCCTGACCCATTAACTGTTTACAAGTCCCAGCCTACATCCTTCATAGCCGCGATGAAGCCCATTCCCTTCTTAGACTTCCAAATTCTCTTCTGGCACCtcttccatctccccaccccccagccccgctgcctTAATTCTTCAAGGGCCGGAGATCCCGGCCTGGTTTTTAGGAACCATCTGACCACTCGCTGACCCCTTCTTTCGAAACCCCTCCCGCCAGCAGAGGAGAGAACGGCTAGAGGTCAGAGGGCTCGAGCTGCTGCTAAAACGGTCCTCCGAAATCATTTCGCCTGCCAGAAAGTATCAAAGCGACAGGGACGGGGCGACCCCgggagcggggcagggtgggggggcgcgGGGCTGCTGAATGGCGGCAGTGTTTGCTCTCCTGAGGCGGGGGCGGGTTGCGCCGGGTTAATATAGTCTTGCCATATGGGCTACAAATGTCCATTAAGTACTTAAACAACTGGAGGAGAGGCAGGTTTCTTTCTCAAGCAGGGATCACTTAGTCACCGCCTCAAATTAGCTGGCTGATCCGCCAGTGAATAGGGCctccagagggggggggggggcgaagtgTCAGGGTTAAAGGAACCCCCAGGCCTCTTTTGCATCCCCATCAAACAGCCACTGCGGGGCTGTGACTCGCTCTGGCCCTGAATCCtgtccctgtcctgccccccaaacccaaaGCCAGCAAAGGGCAGATTATCTTCCACACCCCCCATCAGTGGtactcaggggtgggggggtaatgaGAGCAGTTAGCGGCTGCCCTGAACCACGTCACTGCATCCACAgcttggcggggggtgggggttgacGCCAGGTTTTTGATGCAGCCCCAATTGATCTTTCAAGGCTCAACTTTTCCGAAGAGGCTTCTGATGTTTAGAGGGTGTGTCCATTTtttttgcaggggggagggggagagccaaCTTGAGACACCCAGGGCTGGCTTGGCAGAGGGACCAGGCACCCCTGGGTCCCATTGACTTGGGGGGTGCTGCTGTGAAATCAGTCGAGGGATCTCTTGCGATCTCACAGGTTGTCGGGACTTTGGTTTTGGGGGCCGCACTGActcagaggggagagcgccccctactgattCACCTGTACTGCGTTCGTTAATTGTTTATCAATTCTTCTTCTTATATTAATTACCGTAGCACTAGGAGCCttagtcacagaccaggacagaCCATACCCCAAAGAGCGGACAACTAGGACAGCCAGTGGAGGCAGAGACAGACGGGGAAGTGCCAGGAAACAATGAGATTATACGGACGGGCAGTAGCCATGACACAACAGCTGCCTATCCCTTGTCAATGTATTTGCAGACATTGTGGCAAAGAAGAGGCTGTCGGTTGGCGGAGGTTTATGGGGAGTGCCTCCCACGCGTGAGGGGCAGCGCAGGAGAACGTGCAGAGGGGTTCTTTGGCAATGTAACAAGGGGGTGATGGAGGCTGGCGTCGCTGTCTCGATAGTGAATGGGAGATGAGAGGTCGCTGGGAGGACACGTCAGGGAAGGCCGTGAAAGTGGAGACAAGCATAATccctagctcttatctagtgctgttcatcagcagatctccaagcactttacccAGAAGAGcactatcattatccccattgtacggatggggaaactgaggcccagggcgGGAAAGCGACTTGCatgaggtcacccagcaggccagcggCAAAGCTAGGACTAAAACCCTGGTCTCCTGCAGTCCCATCCAGTGCCCTACTTGCTGATGTGATAGAGAAGGGCAGGTCCCTGCGGCTCTCCCCTCCCGCCACAGCCCCATCCCGGTTAGAGTCTGCAGGTTTGAGCCTCATGCGGGCTGAGGGGTGGGAGGGTTAGGTTTCCTGTCAGTGCACATGCCGGCAACAATTACCAGGGCCAGGGGACGATCGGCCAGGTGGCTGTGGGCAAAGCAATCCCTGCTCCGGGTGGAGAGTATCAAGCAAACACGTCCCAACATCTCACGCCTTGCAATGCACCTacaggctattagccaggaatcCGCCAGCCGGCCCCTAATGCTTGACCTGCTTGACTGGATTTTTGTAGTACTGCCTGACCAGGATGATTGATAAATAAGGCTGCGAGCctttcacggaggtcacggattccacgACTTTCGGAGACCTCCGTGACTTGTGCAGCGGCTGGtgcagctgaccccagggccacccGAGCAGCTGGGgcggccccgggccagccacactggccactgctcaGGCGGCTCCAGGCAGCTGGTCCCAGGCGCTACCCCGGAGCAGCGGTCCGGGAGCAGCAGCGGTGCCTGAAGCTGTGCCCCCCCGGGCCACCCCCAGCCATGGCAGGGCCAGGAGTGCCCTCCCCCAGGATCAGCACTGTCCCCAGAAgcgccccccgcccagcacctAAGATTGAGtttggggtatttttagtaaaagtcatggataggtcaccaGCCCGTGATGCTGGGATTGCAAGGTAGACCGATGGGAGATCACGTGTGCACACGCATACACATATGTGCGGACATGCACAAACACGTATTCACAGGCATACACACTTTGCACGCACACATGTATGCGCATACTCAGTGCACACACACGCTCATATACACATGCATATACACTCATATGCATGCATatgtacacacaacacactcatCTGCACACACATACATGTACATAGGctcacgcacatacacacacacacagagtaagcaaacacatacacacatatgcaCTTGCGTACGCACATAcatgtgaacacacacacatgcatatacacacatgggtgtaaacacacacacacatacaagtaTATAGgtgcatatgcacacacacacttgtatatacacacacatacccaaccacatgcagatacacacatgcacacacacatgcatgcatacaC
Above is a window of Chrysemys picta bellii isolate R12L10 chromosome 20, ASM1138683v2, whole genome shotgun sequence DNA encoding:
- the BOLA1 gene encoding bolA-like protein 1; the protein is MLPSRLLRQALPRPAPSFGYSTAGPAMEEKPVESSIRAKLRQALQPVHLEVHNESSMHAVPRGSETHFKVVIASQRFAGLPLLQRHRLVNEILQAELAGPVHALSIQAKTPQQWEENQRVNQSPGCLGGSKHDPHMATKLGSQG